A DNA window from Hordeum vulgare subsp. vulgare chromosome 1H, MorexV3_pseudomolecules_assembly, whole genome shotgun sequence contains the following coding sequences:
- the LOC123419035 gene encoding uncharacterized protein LOC123419035 translates to MEDYFERILNLAWQLRQHLTQFIENVFGCIDWIPQRHEVQFSACYGGSLPDTERYVHGQSSALSISNTTQELSISSTTEEQSAQRISEITIFRNGVSEICRRSYASWSSYILHGYRLGQRLALHVRGLCSLFVNEINTKLTRSLHRFWTTLQGSSEDIGWLQRTQMSLYSVDGTSRFHELLHDVRNGIHYLPNTLVYLLIPGLFSNHSPLYFLNTKRFFSKMGLTCHIAKIHSEASVEKNARELKLYIEELYWGSGKQVLLLGHSKGGVDAAAALSLYWSELKGKVAGLALVQSPYGGTPVASDILREGQIADRETRRIMELIVCKLIKGDMRALEDLTYDRRKDFISRHMLPVDELPIVSFHTEASTAPTVLATLTRIAQAELLPMLAVAPLPRFVSEYAESLLSSLKLPVVMPVSAAMAATALHLRLRYGESSDGLVTRRDAEVPGSVVVRPERRLDHAWLVLSTLSRRRAEADATQVCEALLAMLVEIGGKRRRCLIEEIVA, encoded by the exons ATGGAGGACTATTTTGAGCGCATCCTAAACCTTGCTTGGCAGTTACGGCAACACTTGACACAATTCATAG AAAATGTGTTTGGGTGCATTGATTGGATTCCTCAACGTCATGAAGTCCAATTCTCTGCTTGCTATGGAGGATCATTGCCTGACACTGAAAGATATGTTCATGGACAGAGTTCTGCGTTGTCCATTAGCAATACTACACAAGAGTTGTCCATTAGTAGTACTACAGAAGAACAGTCTGCACAAAGGATATCTGAGATCACAATTTTCAGAAACGGCGTATCCGAAATTTGTCGAAG ATCATATGCCAGCTGGTCGTCCTATATTTTGCATGGCTACAGATTGGGACAAAGATTGGCACTCCATGTGCGGGGGCTGTGCAGTCTCTTTGTAAATGAGATTAATACCAAACTAACCAG GTCCTTGCATCGTTTCTGGACAACATTACAAGGCTCTTCTGAAGATATAGGATGGTTGCAAAGAACTCAAATGTCGCTTTATTCAGTTGATGGCACATCTCGCTTTCACGAGCTTTTGCATGATGTCAG AAACGGCATCCATTACCTGCCTAATACACTGGTTTACTTGCTCATCCCTG GCCTTTTTAGCAACCACAGTCCTCTTTACTTTCTCAACACTAAAAGATTCTTTTCAAAGATGGGGCTTACTTGCCATATTGCAAAGATTCATAGTGAG GCATCAGTGGAGAAAAATGCACGGGAACTGAAACTATACATCGAGGAGCTCTACTGGGGATCTGGCAAACAGGTTTTGCTCCTGGGACATAGCAAGGGCGGGGTCGATGCGGCTGCCGCACTCTCGTTGTACTGGTCCGAGCTCAAGGGCAAGGTCGCCGGCCTGGCGTTGGTTCAGAGCCCGTACGGCGGCACCCCGGTGGCTTCCGACATTCTTCGAGAAGGCCAGATCGCTGACAGGGAGACGAGGAGGATCATGGAACTGATAGTGTGCAAACTAATCAAG GGCGACATGAGGGCTCTGGAGGACCTCACGTACGACAGGAGGAAGGACTTTATTTCCAGGCACATGCTCCCGGTGGACGAGCTGCCGATCGTCTCCTTCCACACCGAGGCCAGCACCGCCCCGACGGTGCTCGCGACGCTGACCCGCATCGCCCAGGCCGAGCTCCTCCCGATGCTGGCGGTGGCGCCCCTGCCGCGCTTCGTATCCGAGTACGCAGAGTCATTGCTCTCTTCTCTGAAGCTGCCCGTGGTGATGCCGGTGTCGGCCGCCATGGCAGCCACCGCGCTCCACCTGCGGCTGCGGTACGGGGAGAGCAGCGACGGCCTGGTGACGCGGCGCGACGCCGAGGTGCCGGGGTCCGTGGTGGTGCGGCCAGAGCGGAGGCTGGATCACGCGTGGCTGGTGTTGTCGACGCTGAGCAGGCGGCGCGCCGAGGCCGACGCCACCCAGGTGTGCGAGGCCCTGCTGGCCATGCTCGTCGAGATCGGCGGCAAGAGACGCCGCTGCCTCATCGAGGAGATCGTTGCTTGA